In Acaryochloris marina S15, a single genomic region encodes these proteins:
- a CDS encoding histone deacetylase yields MLPIVYSDRFLEHLTGPYHPEKPERLTAIKTALEHAPWADQLQWLPPTPVTQRDPLNWINRIHTTDYIQQVQSLAEAGGSYLDPDTVVSPQSYEVALLAVNAWLDGVDQVLAHQFPAFVLARPPGHHAVQETGMGFCLFSNAAIAAHYALTQPGIERVAILDWDVHHGNGTQAIVESHPQIAYCSLHQSPCYPGTGTAGETGLHGNILNLPMQAGSTLADYEPQFRNKIMPFFEVFKPDLLLVSAGYDANAADPLAGVNLAPQDYGVFTQYCLQLTSKILFGLEGGYDLPALAQSVFSTIEICLK; encoded by the coding sequence ATGCTACCCATTGTCTATTCAGATCGCTTTCTTGAGCATTTGACGGGTCCCTATCATCCAGAAAAACCAGAACGCTTAACGGCGATCAAAACAGCACTAGAGCATGCACCCTGGGCTGATCAATTACAGTGGCTACCGCCAACTCCTGTAACTCAACGAGATCCCTTAAATTGGATCAACCGTATTCATACCACCGACTATATCCAGCAAGTTCAATCCTTGGCTGAAGCGGGGGGCAGTTATCTCGATCCCGACACAGTGGTGTCTCCTCAAAGTTATGAAGTGGCTTTGCTGGCAGTGAATGCTTGGTTAGATGGAGTGGATCAGGTGCTAGCCCACCAATTCCCCGCCTTTGTGTTGGCAAGACCCCCAGGACACCATGCTGTACAAGAGACGGGCATGGGTTTTTGCCTGTTTTCGAATGCTGCGATCGCAGCCCACTACGCCCTCACTCAACCCGGAATAGAACGAGTCGCCATTCTTGATTGGGATGTTCACCACGGGAATGGCACTCAGGCGATTGTTGAGTCTCATCCCCAAATTGCCTACTGCTCCCTTCATCAATCCCCTTGCTATCCCGGTACAGGGACTGCGGGTGAAACCGGTTTACATGGCAATATCTTGAATTTACCGATGCAGGCAGGCAGCACCCTAGCGGACTATGAGCCACAATTTAGAAACAAAATTATGCCTTTTTTTGAGGTTTTTAAGCCAGATCTACTGTTGGTCAGCGCTGGTTACGATGCCAACGCCGCCGATCCATTAGCGGGAGTTAATTTAGCGCCCCAAGATTATGGTGTTTTTACTCAGTACTGCCTACAACTGACCTCCAAGATACTATTTGGTTTAGAGGGCGGATATGACTTACCTGCTTTAGCTCAGTCTGTGTTTTCCACTATTGAAATCTGTTTGAAATGA
- a CDS encoding PspA/IM30 family protein yields the protein MKHFLYWFLGDTAGRTIVAWWNWLWGKPLESGGEVTLEAAKESLAQMQGSVQKLTESVSRVMAVYQQAQGRYEVKKKELSHAEEQAGLAMDQGNDEATRIAIARVISLEQLLPQLQERVEQAQNMKRESQQKLQAEREKLEACKLEMGNLKAISEMNEALNQVMTLTSEFGLDTARSQFDDSEQAIKNRHLQINSQFELSRNPHEQFEQQLNQLSQADAIEQRLQKLRRQKEAHLKAVPDIRQTRPAKSEPEPG from the coding sequence ATGAAGCACTTCCTCTATTGGTTTTTAGGTGATACTGCTGGGCGAACGATTGTAGCTTGGTGGAATTGGTTGTGGGGAAAGCCCCTGGAGTCTGGAGGGGAAGTGACCCTAGAAGCAGCAAAAGAATCCCTGGCTCAAATGCAGGGTTCTGTCCAAAAATTAACTGAATCAGTCTCTAGAGTGATGGCTGTTTACCAGCAGGCTCAGGGGCGATACGAAGTCAAGAAAAAGGAACTTAGCCATGCTGAAGAACAAGCCGGTTTGGCTATGGATCAGGGCAATGATGAGGCAACTAGAATTGCGATCGCAAGAGTGATCTCCTTAGAGCAACTCCTGCCGCAACTCCAAGAGCGAGTTGAACAAGCCCAGAATATGAAGCGGGAATCCCAACAAAAACTGCAAGCAGAGCGAGAAAAGCTAGAGGCTTGCAAATTGGAGATGGGAAATCTCAAAGCTATTTCAGAAATGAATGAAGCGTTGAACCAGGTCATGACCCTAACGAGTGAATTTGGCCTAGACACTGCTCGATCTCAGTTTGATGATTCTGAGCAAGCCATCAAAAATCGTCATCTCCAGATTAATAGCCAGTTCGAACTATCGCGAAATCCCCACGAGCAATTTGAACAACAACTAAACCAGCTCAGCCAAGCTGATGCCATTGAGCAGCGGCTGCAAAAACTGCGTCGACAAAAAGAGGCGCATTTAAAAGCAGTCCCAGATATTCGGCAAACCCGTCCCGCAAAATCTGAGCCAGAACCAGGATAA
- a CDS encoding DUF1636 domain-containing protein — protein sequence MTQATLFICALCRFSATEKSRDGVSGGQYLINQMQAAISHDNLQDAIDLQPVRCMAQCSQPCNVTLAAPSKLTFILSGMSPIESVTALLEFCQQYTACPDGKVPYRERSSTIHQATAFILPSLPGESDQV from the coding sequence ATGACCCAAGCCACATTATTTATCTGTGCACTATGTCGCTTTTCTGCCACCGAGAAAAGTCGTGATGGAGTCTCAGGAGGACAGTACCTGATTAACCAGATGCAAGCTGCAATCTCTCACGATAATCTACAAGATGCCATTGATTTGCAGCCAGTGCGATGTATGGCCCAGTGCAGCCAACCTTGCAATGTGACTCTGGCTGCTCCTAGCAAGTTGACTTTTATCCTCAGTGGGATGTCACCGATTGAGTCAGTAACCGCACTATTAGAGTTTTGCCAGCAATATACCGCCTGCCCTGATGGCAAAGTACCTTACCGAGAGCGATCATCAACCATTCATCAGGCGACAGCATTCATCTTGCCATCGCTACCTGGTGAATCAGATCAGGTTTAA
- a CDS encoding TRAP transporter small permease subunit: MFKLLKYWSLKIDGISTRIGSLSSWFVLCMILIGAWNVVGRYVGRIIGTNLSSNTLLELQWQLFAAVVFLGAACTLKQNEHVRVDVFYKDLNPRQKGLANLLGTLVFLVPFSITLIYVSWRSVWNACAIWEVSPNPGGLPLCPPKALMILGFLLLLAQGCSEAIKSWEIFRAGLPTSEDKHHG; the protein is encoded by the coding sequence GTGTTTAAATTACTCAAATATTGGTCACTTAAAATTGACGGAATAAGCACCCGTATTGGCTCGCTTAGTTCCTGGTTCGTCTTATGCATGATTTTGATTGGAGCCTGGAATGTAGTGGGTCGATATGTGGGCCGTATTATTGGCACTAATTTATCGTCGAATACACTTCTGGAGCTACAGTGGCAGCTATTTGCAGCGGTCGTATTTCTAGGGGCTGCCTGTACCTTAAAGCAGAACGAGCATGTCCGGGTGGATGTGTTTTATAAGGACTTAAACCCGAGACAAAAAGGTCTTGCCAATCTCTTGGGCACGCTGGTATTTCTAGTGCCCTTTAGCATCACCCTTATCTATGTCTCTTGGCGCTCCGTCTGGAATGCCTGTGCTATTTGGGAAGTTTCGCCCAACCCCGGTGGGTTGCCCCTGTGTCCCCCGAAAGCGCTGATGATCCTTGGCTTCTTGCTCTTATTGGCCCAGGGATGTTCGGAAGCGATTAAAAGCTGGGAAATATTCAGAGCTGGATTGCCTACAAGCGAGGACAAGCATCATGGCTGA
- a CDS encoding ABC transporter substrate-binding protein: MGFSLNAPNWLDRQPDSLANRRSLGQISFSQANASEAERQGIQAFADGNYNAASTYFTFASKASPSDPIPLIYGENARWINQKPLHVAAMVPLGSNREVALEMLRGLAMAQQDYNRGPNKVVIEIFNDENDPELAKTIAQQIVKDASIKAVIGPNASNAALHAGPIFNAAGVVMITPTSFANQLSGLGEYIFRTTPKIRHLTDTLAHYSVHQVRRKKVAVCYDSDAADNLSFKDEFIAALLEQGGTHIPTDCDFSSPAFDAKDMVAKLISDGADAVLLTPHIDRLDRLIDLSRENKWRMVLMGSPSLQTRKILEIGQGDLNGVVIPVPYHAEMPTAQAFAKEVKAQFEVVPTWRTFASMDALSAILKVGQHSTRRPQFQQRLRSANFKMSGSAEDVRFLPSGDRIGNSVLVQIRPAAKGYHFRLISSK; this comes from the coding sequence ATGGGATTTTCTCTTAATGCTCCCAACTGGCTTGATCGGCAGCCGGATAGTCTAGCGAACCGTCGTAGTCTGGGACAAATCAGCTTTAGTCAAGCCAATGCCAGTGAAGCAGAACGCCAAGGTATTCAAGCGTTTGCGGACGGAAACTATAATGCTGCTTCAACTTATTTCACTTTTGCCAGCAAGGCTTCTCCCTCTGATCCCATTCCCCTCATCTATGGTGAAAATGCTCGGTGGATAAACCAAAAACCGCTGCATGTAGCTGCCATGGTTCCCCTGGGGAGCAACCGAGAAGTTGCCCTAGAGATGCTACGGGGGCTAGCTATGGCCCAACAAGACTATAACCGTGGCCCTAATAAGGTGGTCATCGAAATATTTAACGATGAGAATGATCCAGAGTTAGCAAAAACCATTGCCCAGCAGATTGTTAAAGATGCCAGCATCAAAGCCGTGATTGGTCCGAATGCCTCGAATGCTGCGTTGCATGCAGGTCCTATTTTCAATGCGGCTGGAGTGGTGATGATTACGCCTACTAGTTTTGCCAACCAGCTGTCGGGGCTTGGAGAATATATTTTTCGAACCACTCCCAAGATTCGGCATCTCACCGATACCCTTGCCCACTATTCAGTCCACCAAGTTCGGCGAAAAAAGGTAGCAGTTTGTTATGACTCGGATGCCGCCGACAACCTTTCTTTTAAGGATGAGTTTATTGCTGCTCTACTGGAGCAAGGGGGAACACATATTCCCACAGACTGTGATTTTTCATCTCCTGCCTTTGATGCTAAGGATATGGTCGCAAAGCTGATTAGTGATGGTGCAGATGCCGTTCTCCTCACCCCTCATATCGATCGATTGGATCGCTTGATAGATCTATCCCGTGAGAACAAATGGCGAATGGTGTTAATGGGTAGCCCCAGTCTACAAACCCGAAAGATTTTGGAAATTGGTCAGGGAGATTTGAATGGCGTTGTTATTCCTGTTCCCTATCATGCTGAGATGCCAACTGCTCAAGCCTTTGCCAAGGAGGTCAAAGCTCAGTTTGAGGTTGTTCCCACCTGGCGAACCTTTGCCTCCATGGATGCCCTCAGTGCCATTCTAAAAGTGGGGCAGCATTCCACCCGTCGACCGCAATTTCAGCAACGATTGCGGTCAGCCAACTTCAAGATGAGTGGATCTGCAGAAGACGTCCGATTCTTGCCCTCCGGTGATCGGATCGGGAACAGTGTCTTAGTTCAAATTCGCCCCGCAGCCAAGGGATATCACTTTCGCCTGATCAGTTCGAAATAA
- a CDS encoding TRAP transporter substrate-binding protein → MFNKKWTSCIRNQNLNRRHLLAGAASLTLVTACGKPASSPKVIPNPSITWRMITSWPQSLDVIFGTLQTFTQQISKMTDGRFTIDLFAADEVVPALKVMDAVSDGSVECGHTASYYYLGKQLALAFGTTMPFGLTAQQQNAWLYHHGGLEAIQALYADFNLINFPAGNTGGQMGGWFKRKINSTADLQGLKMRIPGLGGEIMSRLGVNVQVIPGSEIFLALQQGAIDAADWIGPYDDTKLGLNKAAKYYYSPGWWEPGATLDALVNRSAWDKLPPDYQQIFKTAAYEANLSMLSQYTVLNQKAVSQLQKDGTQVLTYGNDILQAARRETFELYQEKAERDQTFRKIYEPWKRFCDRATQWHQLNELKFSQFVASP, encoded by the coding sequence ATGTTCAATAAAAAGTGGACTTCATGTATTCGAAACCAAAATCTAAACCGGCGGCATCTTCTGGCTGGTGCGGCATCGTTGACCTTAGTAACGGCCTGTGGAAAACCAGCTTCTTCTCCAAAGGTGATTCCCAATCCGAGCATTACATGGCGGATGATCACCAGTTGGCCCCAGTCATTGGATGTTATTTTTGGAACCTTGCAGACCTTTACCCAGCAGATCAGCAAGATGACCGATGGTCGATTTACGATCGATCTATTTGCGGCGGATGAAGTGGTCCCGGCTCTTAAGGTGATGGATGCGGTCAGTGATGGCTCAGTTGAATGTGGCCATACGGCTTCCTATTACTATTTGGGAAAACAACTCGCTTTGGCCTTTGGCACCACGATGCCTTTTGGCCTGACTGCTCAGCAGCAGAATGCTTGGCTCTATCACCATGGAGGATTGGAGGCCATTCAGGCTCTTTATGCAGACTTCAATCTGATTAACTTTCCAGCGGGCAATACGGGAGGGCAGATGGGGGGCTGGTTCAAACGCAAGATTAACTCGACTGCTGATCTCCAAGGATTGAAAATGCGTATTCCTGGTTTAGGTGGGGAAATTATGAGTCGTCTTGGCGTTAATGTCCAAGTGATTCCAGGTAGCGAGATTTTCTTAGCTCTGCAGCAGGGGGCAATTGATGCGGCAGATTGGATTGGCCCGTATGACGATACCAAGTTGGGATTAAACAAGGCTGCTAAATATTACTATTCACCTGGGTGGTGGGAACCTGGTGCGACTCTTGATGCTCTGGTCAATCGCTCAGCCTGGGACAAACTGCCTCCAGACTACCAGCAAATTTTTAAGACAGCCGCCTACGAAGCTAATCTCAGCATGTTGTCTCAATATACGGTTCTCAACCAAAAAGCTGTTTCCCAGTTGCAAAAGGACGGCACTCAAGTCTTGACCTATGGCAATGATATTTTGCAGGCGGCTCGCAGAGAGACATTTGAGCTGTACCAGGAAAAAGCAGAACGGGATCAGACATTTAGAAAAATTTATGAACCTTGGAAACGGTTTTGCGATCGCGCCACACAATGGCATCAACTCAACGAATTGAAATTTAGCCAGTTTGTCGCTAGCCCCTAG
- a CDS encoding TRAP transporter large permease subunit produces the protein MAEGGFGLLMFAGALALLSLGYPVAFSLGGVAIGFGFIGVGFGVFDPIFLTALPYRIYGIMENYTLLAIPYFIFLGAMLDKTGIAKRLLETIGLLLGRVRGGLAIAIILVGALLAASTGVVAATVVMMGLISMPIMLEHGYSKELAAGVIVASGTLGQIIPPSLVLIVLGDQLGISVGDLFMGSVIPGLMMVGAFVGHVLLMVHLKPEMAPALPPEASKVNRIWLRQQVLRAVLPPLFLIILVLGSIFFGIATPTEAGAVGCIGTMVLAQAYGQLNGPALQEVCQSTLRFTCMVIFILIGSTAFSLVFRGLQGDRLLFDLLVNLPGGKIGFLLVNMLVIFLLGFFIDFFEIAFILMPIFAPVAESLGLDLVWYGVVIGANLQTSFLTPPFGFALFFLRGVAPPEVTTQDIYRGAIPFICVQLIILALIIIFPSTVTFLPSTLS, from the coding sequence ATGGCTGAAGGCGGATTTGGATTACTGATGTTTGCAGGGGCTTTGGCACTTCTGTCTTTGGGGTACCCCGTTGCCTTCTCTTTGGGAGGGGTTGCCATTGGCTTTGGTTTTATTGGGGTGGGGTTTGGGGTGTTCGATCCCATCTTTTTGACAGCCTTGCCCTATCGCATTTACGGCATTATGGAAAACTACACGCTCCTGGCCATTCCCTATTTTATTTTTCTAGGAGCGATGTTGGATAAAACGGGGATTGCTAAGCGCCTACTGGAAACCATTGGACTACTCTTAGGACGTGTCCGAGGTGGGTTAGCCATAGCTATTATTTTGGTTGGCGCATTGCTGGCAGCATCAACAGGGGTTGTTGCTGCCACTGTGGTGATGATGGGCCTTATTTCGATGCCGATCATGCTGGAGCATGGCTATAGCAAAGAATTAGCGGCGGGCGTGATTGTCGCCTCTGGAACCTTGGGGCAAATCATTCCCCCCAGTTTGGTACTGATTGTTCTGGGCGATCAACTAGGAATATCCGTTGGAGACCTATTTATGGGGTCTGTCATTCCCGGTCTCATGATGGTGGGTGCTTTTGTCGGCCATGTGCTTCTCATGGTTCACTTAAAACCAGAAATGGCTCCAGCGCTTCCTCCTGAAGCATCAAAAGTGAATCGTATCTGGCTTAGACAACAAGTGTTGAGAGCCGTATTGCCCCCTCTTTTCTTGATCATATTGGTCCTTGGCAGCATCTTTTTTGGGATTGCGACCCCCACTGAGGCAGGGGCTGTGGGATGTATCGGCACCATGGTTCTCGCCCAAGCTTATGGCCAATTGAATGGGCCTGCTCTGCAAGAAGTCTGTCAATCCACCCTGCGATTTACTTGCATGGTGATCTTTATTTTGATTGGCTCCACTGCCTTTTCACTCGTGTTTCGAGGTTTACAGGGCGATCGCTTATTGTTTGATCTATTGGTCAATTTGCCGGGTGGAAAAATCGGGTTTCTACTGGTCAATATGCTGGTTATCTTTTTGCTGGGATTCTTTATTGATTTCTTTGAAATTGCCTTTATATTGATGCCCATTTTTGCTCCAGTTGCTGAGTCGTTAGGGCTAGATTTGGTTTGGTATGGTGTCGTCATTGGAGCTAATTTGCAGACCTCATTCTTGACCCCACCTTTTGGGTTTGCGCTGTTTTTCTTAAGAGGGGTTGCGCCACCAGAAGTGACCACTCAAGATATCTATCGGGGGGCCATCCCGTTTATCTGTGTGCAGCTAATCATCCTGGCTCTAATCATTATCTTTCCAAGTACAGTCACTTTTTTGCCTTCAACTCTAAGTTGA